ACATCCCTGCCGCCCCGACCTAACGTGAAACCAAATGGTTTCATATCGCACGCACGAGGTGTCTCTCGATGACGATGAGGTGGACCGATTGTTCCGGGCGCTGGCCGATGCCACGCGCCGGGACATCGTCCGTCGCACGCTCACTGACGAGTCCTCCATCTCCGACCTCGCCCACCACTACGACATGTCGTTCGCGGCGGTCCGGAAACACGTCAACGTCCTCGAGGAGGCCGGACTGGTGACCGACGACCGCCACGGACGCGAACGCCGGATCCGGGGCAATCCCGAGGCGATCCGCAGGGCCCAGCGCCTGCTGGACGGCTACGAGCGCCTCTGGAGGGGGCGCATCGACCGACTCGACGCCCTGTTCGCCGACGACTGACCCGGCCTGACCCGACCCCACCCGCACAAGCCCGAACCCGAACCCAATACCGACACCGACACCGACACGACACCGAACCCAGCACCATCCGCAGACCGCCGCAACGAAAGAGGCCGATCATGCCAGTGACATCCGTGGACAAGGACCTCGAGGGGTTGACGATGACCATCGTCGCCGACTTCCCCGTGACGGTCCGCCGGCTCTGGGACGCGTATGTGGACCCGCGCCAGCTGGAGAGGTTCTGGGGGCCGCCGGAGTGGCCGGCCACGTTCACCCGGCACGACATCTACCCCGGCGGCCGGTCGGAGTACTACATGACCGGGCCGGACGGGAGCAGGAGCGGTGGCTACTGGGAGCACCTGGCGGTGGACGAGGGCAACTCGTTCGAGATCCTGGACGGCTTCACCCACGAGGACGGTCGCCCCAACACCGAGCTGCCCACCATGCGCGCGACCTTCGCGTTCGAGGAGACCGACTCCGGGGCCCGCCTGACCACCACGACGTACTTCAACAGCCTCGACGAGCTGGAGAAGCTCCTGGCAATGGGCGTGGAGGAGGGCACCCGGTCCGCGATGGCCCAGATCGACGACGTACTCGCCGACCTGCGCTCCTTCGCCGCCGACCGCGCGACCGCCGCGCAGCTCCTCAGCGACACGCAGGTCCGGATCAGCAGGGTCCTGCGCGGGACGCCGCAGCAGATCTGGGACGCGCACCACGACCCGGCGCTCCTCCGACTGTGGAGCTTCGGACCGGACGGCTGGTCGATGACCGTCTGCGAGCCGGCCGCGGCACCGGGCGAGAGGCACCGCTACGAGTTCTCACCCGAGCAGGGCGTGGAGGGAGAGACCTTCGCCCTCACCGGCGAGCTCCTGGAGTCCGATCCCCCGTACCGGGAGGTCTTCACCGAGACGATGGAGGGGGTCGACGGCCCACCCACGCACAACGAGCAGACCCTCACCCCGGTCGAGGGCGGGACCCTGGTCTCCCTCGTCGTCACGTACGCCGACAAGGAGATGCGCGACATCATCCTGGGCACGGGCATGACGGACGGCATGGAGGCGGGCTACCGGCGGCTGGAATCGGAGGTCCTGTCCCGGGCCTGAGCGGCCACCGGATCGCATCCCCACACCACCAGCGCACACCGGGAGGACCCACATGCGCCCACTCATCATCACGGCCTTCATGTCGCTCGACGGGGTCATGGAGGCTCCCGGCGGCGAGGAGGGCTATCGCAACGCCGGTTGGACGTACAAGGACGTGGCCTACGACGAGGCCGCGTACGAGATCAAGGGCCGCGAGCAGGACCAGGCCACCGCGCTGCTGCTCGGTCGACGGAGCTACGAGGCGTTCTCACCGATCTGGCCGGAGATGACCGAGGACTTCGCCCGGTACAACGAGCTCCCGAAGTACGTGGTGTCCTCCACCCTGACCGCCGACGATCTCGTGGACAACTGGGGACCGACGACCATCCTGCGCTCGGTCGACGAGGTGGCCCGGCTCAAGGAGACCGAGGGCGGCCCGATCCTCGTCCACGGCAGCGCGACGCTGGGGCACGCCCTGTCCGACGCGGGCCTGGTCGACCGGTATCACCTGCTGGTGTTCCCGGTGCTGCTCGGCGCGGGGAAGCGACTGTTCAGCGCGGCCGACGTCGATGCCACCGCACTCGTCCTCACCGAGCACGAGGCCTACGGCAACGGCGTCCAGAAGATGGTCTTCGATGTCGCCCCTCCGGAGGCGACCTGACGATCGGCCCTGCAGGGGCCACCTGACGATCAGCCCAGCGGGGACGGTCGCCCGGCGGTTCCGGCTACTCGCGGTCCTCGAGCGCGGTGACCCGCGGGTCCGGGTCGGTGGTCGCGGCCTTGTCGGCGAACACCCGCTCGACCGCCAGGACTATCACCACCACGACGACGCCGACGGCGGCCGCGGCCAGGACCATCGGCCAGTCGGAGCCGGGGGCCAGCACGTCGGCCTCCTCGGTCTGCCAGGGCCACAGCGCCCGCAACGAGCCGAGCATCAGGCCCGCCATGGCGATCAACGTGGGCTTGCGGAAATCCTCGAGCAACCGGTCGAGCACCTTGACGAACAGCGAGATACCGAGGAGCGCGCCGAGCGCGAACACCCCGAGGTAGGCGAAGTTCCGGTCGTCGACGGCGCCGAGTGTCGGCGCGTAGAGCCCCATCGCGAGCAACAGGTACGACCCCGACACCCCGGGCAGGACCAGCGCGCAGATGGCCACCGCCGCGGCCACGAACACCAGCAGGTAGGACGGATCGCTGATCGACCCGCTCGGCAACCCCGACAGCACCAACGCCAGCGCCGCGCCGCCGGCGAAGATCAGCCCCAGCACCCAGTTCCGTCCGCCGGGTGTCGCCCGTGCCATCCCGAGCGGTACGGCGATACTCGCCGCGACCATCCCCAGGAACAGTCCCCGCGCGATCTCCGGGCTGCCCTCGACGAATCCCTTCATCACGCCGGCCATGGTGAAGACCATCGCCAGCATGCCCACCGCGAGCGGCAGCAGGAGCCACCAGTCCACGTGCCGGAAGGCCGCAGCCGTACGCGCCCGGCGCTCCGGGCCCAGGGCGGCCGACCGCATCCCGTCCACCACGTGCGCGCCGGAGTCCAGCAGTCGCGGGTACACGCCCGTCACCAGCGCCACCGTGCCCCCGGAGACGCCGGGCACGAGCTCGGCCATGCCGATCAGCGCGCCGCGGAGACCGTTGCCGAGCACCCCGAGCGGCCCCGGAGGGGCGGGGACCGGCGAGCGCGGATCCAGATCGGAGTCCGCGACGGGGTCGTGGTGAACCGACTCCGCCGCCGCGCCGGGGGGCGTTTCTCCCGGTTCCGGAGTGGACGCAGGCCGTGGTGACTCGACAGACATCCCTCTACTTTCCCCGACGACACGCCCCTACGCCCAGTCACCACCCCGCCCACGGGCTATTCCTGTGACCAACCCGTCACGTCGCGGCCGACTAGAATCGTCCGGACCGGGGCGACGATCCGGGGTTTTCGACCGGTCGACGAAGGGAGCGCGTCATGCCGATGCACTACCCGCCGCTCGACGACGGCACCTACCGCTATGGCGATCCACCCCGGCCCCTGCCCTCCCCGGTCCCGGGGCCCGAGTCGACGGGGCCCGAGTCGACGGGGCCCGGGTCAGGGAGTGGGTCGGGGAGCGAGGCGGCCGGACCAGCGTCCGGGCGCGAGAACACCTGGCCGCACCCACCCGGCACTCACCTCCAGCCCGGGCCGCCCCCGCCGGACGGCCGACCCGGCCAGGGCACGCCACCGGAGGACGACCCTCGGAACGACCGCAGGAGCGGCAGGACTGCAGCCGCGGCGATCGTCGGGGGGTTGGCCCTCGTCGTCGTGGTGGTCCTGGGTTTCGCGCTGTTCGGCCCCGGCGCCGACTCCGGCCGCGGCCCCACCGACCAGCTGCGCGGGCCGCTCCCACCCCAGGCCGCCCCGCCCGCCGAGCGCCCGCCGGGGGCGTTGTTCACCGTCGAGGGCCGCTTCACCGTGATGTCGTCCCCGGGCGAGCCGGTCTCGGGCGACGGATCCGGCTGCGACCTGCCGGTCACCCTCTCCGACATCGGCGAGGGCACGCGGATCACGCTCACCGAGGGCGTGTACACCACCCTCGGCAGCACGGTCCTCGCCTACGACGGGGGCGACCTCTCCTCCTGCACCTTCACCTTCGACTTCGGTGAGATCCCCTCGGGCGCACCGTTCTACCTGATCGAGATCCCCGGCCGGGGGCAGCTCACCTACACCGAGGACGAGCTCCGCGCGGGAGTGGACATCACCCTCGGCCGGTGAGCCGGCCGGGCCCTCCGCACCCGAACCCGAACCCGAACCCAAACCCGGCGAACCGTTGACCCCGTGAACCGTTGACCCCGTGAACCGGGCTCCGTACACTCCCAGGTGCCAACCGGACGCTTGTCCAGAAACGCTGATCCCGGGAGCCGCCGTGAACCGCCCGCCCGTCCTCGCCCGAGCCGCAGGCGCCATCGCGCTCGCCACGGTCACCGCCCTCGGCGGTGTGGTCGCCCCACCGACGGTCTCCGCGGCCACCGTCGAATCGCCGTACGTGAACCCTGCCGAGGGCCTGCGCAACGTCCTCTGGGTGGGCAACAACTGGGAGGGCACCGCCGACGCGGTACACCCGGACGGCGACTTCCATCGGATCGCCCGGATCAACATCATCCCGGACCGCAACGAGCGCCTGGTGGAGATCCACCGCGACCCCGCCCGCCTCGCCCTCTACTACGGCATCCGCCAGATGGTCGGCGAGGGCCACGACCAGTACGTCGACGACATGTACTCGACCAAGGACGGCCGGAACCTCATCGTGTCCCGGCCGAGCTTCGCCGATGTGGTCTCGATCGACATCGTCACCGGTGAGATCGCCTGGCGCTTCCCGGTCCAGGGGTTCCGTTCGGACCACATGGCGGTGAGCCCCGACGGATCTCAGGTCGCCGTGAGTGCCTCGACCGCCAAACTGGTGCACGTCCTCGACACCGCGACGGGCCGCGAGATCGGCACCTTCCCCTCGGGCGACAACGCCCACGAGAACACCTACATCAAGGGCGGCACGCAAATCGTCAACGAGTCGATCGGCAACGTCTGGACGCCGCTCGACCAACCGTGGGCCGACGTCACCAAGGGCGAGCGGGTGTTGCAGTTCGTCGACGCCGAGACGCTGCAGGTCATCAAGCGCGTCGATCTGCGCGCCCGGCTCGCCGAGGCCGGCCGTCCCGAGCTGAGCATCGGGGTGCGGCCGATGACCTTCTCCCCGGACTACCGCTTCATGTACTTCCAGGTCTCGTTCTTCCACGGCTTCATCGAGTACGACATCGACGCCGACGAGATCACCCGGATCGTGGACCTGCCCATCACACCCGCCGGCGACGTGCCCCGCGAGGCCCATCTGCTGGACTCCGGACACCACGGGATCTCCATGAACCCCCAGGGCACCAAGATCTGCGTCGCGGGCACGATGAGCGACTACGCCACGGTGGTCGACCGGGACACCATGCAGCACGGGCCGCTGGTCTCGACCGGGCTCAAGTCCTATTGGGTCACCACCGACCTCACCGGGGAACACTGCTTCGTGTCCTGGGCCAAGAGCGACAAGGTGAGCGTCCTGTCCTTCGAGACCGGTGAAGAGGTGGCCCAGATCCCCGTCGGGTACCACCCCCAACGCATGCGTATCGGCGTGGCACCGCAGGACTGGAGCGGCAACCCGGTTCCGCTCCCCGCCCCGGGAAGCCCCCTCCCCGTGTTCTCCTGACCGCCGGGACCGGCGCCGGCCGCTATCCTGGGGCACCGGCGGACGCCGACGGTAGGTGAGCAGGTTGGAGGCGCGGAGGTGGTCAGAACTTCAGGGAAGGACGCCGACGACGCCTCCTCCCGAGCCGCGGACGTCGAGCGCCTCGTCTCGGACATCGACCTCGCGCCGTATCTCGGCCGGGTCGCCGACCCCACTGCGACCCCGCTGACCGACCCCGTCCCGGTCTCCGCGGACACTCCCCCGCTGCTCGCGTTACGCGACCTCGTCGCCGACCCGCGCTTCGTCGACATGTTCGCCCGCGCCCTGCGTGAGGCAGACCCGGATTTCCGCGAGTTGTTCCCCCGCGACGCCTCCGGGGTGCTCGGCAGGTTCGTCCGCGCCATGACGTGGGCGCTCGAGACCGTCGAGAACGCCCGCGGAGACGAGGCCAAGGTCGCGGAGGTGGTGGAGTTCGCCCGTCATCTGGGTGCCGACCACCGCAAACTCGAACTCTCCCCCCGCCACCACGAGCGATTCGGCGAGGCCATGACCGACACCCTGCGCCACCTGGCCGGCCGCGGTTGGGACGACCGGCTGGCCACCACCCTGGGCACCACGTACCGGGTGCTCTCGACTGCTCTTCAACAGGGTGCGGCCGCAGCTCAGGGGCCCGCGAGGGTCGGTGCGACCGTCGTGGAGGTGCTCCGGCCGACCCGCGACGTGGTGGTGGTCAGGCTGATCTCCGACGTGATGGTGGACTACCACCCGGGCCAGTACCTGAGCGTCCTGACCCCGTACACCCCGGGCGTGTGGCGCCGGCTGAGTCCCTCGATCCCGGCCAACCCGGCGGGCCAGATCGAGTTCCACGTCCGCGACGTCCCCGGCGGGGCGCTCAGCGGGTCCCTGGTCCGGGGCGTCGGCGTGGGCGACCGGTGGGTCCTGGCCAGGCCGCTCGGGCTGCTCGAGGTGGACCGCACCGAACCCGTCCGGGATGTGCTGATGGTGGCCGGCGGCACCGGCATCGCCCCGCTGCGCTGCCTGCTGTTGGACATGATGCGGCACGGCTTCAACCCACGCGTGCACCTGTTCTACGGCGCGCGTCACCCCGGCGACCTCTACGACCTGCCGACGCTCGTCGACCTGGCCGCCACCGCGCCGTGGCTCACCATCCAACCGGTCTCCGAGCAGGACGCCGACCCGTGGTGGGCCGGCCCACGACAGGAGCTGCCCCGGACCCTGCACCGGAGGCAGACCGGGACGCTGGTCGACGTGGTCACCGGTTGGGGTTCGTGGGCGGACCGCCAGGTCCTGGTGTCCGGGTCACCGGAGATGCTGCGCGCGACCGTCAACGGCATGGTCGCCGTGGGCACCCCGCGGGAGAACATCCGCTACGACCGGCCCTGACCCGCTGCCGTGCCGGCTCCGGGATCAGGACTCCTCGGCGTCCCCCTCGGCACGGTCGCCGGCGTCATCATCGTCCACGGAGGCATCGTCCGCGGAGTCATCGCCTGCGGCTGCACCCTCCTCGACCCCACCGGCGCCCGGGTCCGCCGGCGGCGCGGGGGGCGTGGTCACGGTCGTGGGAGCCGTGGGCGGGGTCGGGCTCGCAGGCGTGGTCGCCGGGGTGGTCGGGCTGGGTGTGGTCGGGCTGGGTGTGGGCGCCTCACAGGGCTGGAAGACGCGGCGGAACTGATCCGGCACGCCAAGCTGCTCCAGCTGCTCCCGGCACACCTCGGATGACGGCTCGGCCAGGAACTCCCAGGTGTCCTCTCGCCACGAGAGCAGCTCGAGATCGCCGTCCTCGCCGCTGACCAGCAGGAACCGCCCGTCACACTCGCGCACGGTCGTGTCGTCGCCCAGCTCTTCGGCCACGAACTCCGGGGAACAGCGCTCGGCGACTCCGGGCGGGCCGGTCGTGGTGGGTGTGGTCGGTCTCGGCGTGGTGCGCGGTGTCGAGGTCGTCGTGGCCGTGGTGGTCGTGGGTACGGTCACGGGGTCGCGATCGTCTCGGCCCGAGTTGACCAACCACACGATCAACCCGGCCACCAGCACCACCGCCAGCAGTATCGCGACGATCATCCACGGGGTCGGACTCCCGCCGCGCCCGCTGCCGTCCCAGCCGTCGTCGCCACCGTCGACCGGGGGAGGGACATCTCCCGGCGGAGGCACGTGGGCCTGCGGGGGAACGTCGCCGGTCGGGTAGCCGCCGGTGGGGCTACTGCCCGTGGGTGCCGCCATCGCGGGGCCGGCGGGGTACTGCGACCACGCGGTACCGGTCCCTTCGCCCTCCACCGGTGGGAGGTGCTCGGTCGGCGGATCAGCGGGCGGGATCTGTTGGGTCGGCGGGTCCGCGGACGGGTTCGGCTCGGTGGGCGGGTCCGCTGACGGCATCTGCTCCGTCGGCGGGTCCGCTGACGGGTTCGGCTCGGTCGGCGGGTCGACCTCGCGCCCGCCGCCACCGTTGCCGGCGTCCCTACCGGCACCGCTGCCGTCGCGCGGCCCGGTCACCGTACGACCTCCGCGGCCCGGTCCTCGGTGATCCTGCCGTTCGCGAGCACGGGGATCTTCTTCCGGATGTCGGTCACCTCGTCGTCGTCGATCTCGAACAACACCAACCCCGCTCCGGGGCCCGCCTCGTCGCGCACGGTCCCGTCCGGTCCCACGAGCATGGAGTGGCCGATGCCGGTCGGGGCGCCACTCTTGACCTGCACACCTTCGGCCTCGGGGTCGGCCTGGCCGACAGCGACCAGGAACGTGGTGGCGTCGAGCGCGCGAGCCCGGGACAGCAGTCGCCACTGGTCGACCTTGCCGGGGCCCGACCCCCACGACGCGCTGCACAGGGTGACGCGGGCGCCGGCGGCCGCGAGTGCACGGAACTGACCGGGGAAACGGATGTCGTAGCAGACGCTCAGCCCGATCCCCACGCCGTCGACGGTCACCACGCGCGTGGCGTCTCCGGGCTCGACGGTGTCGGACTCGGCGAACCCGAACGCGTCGAACAGGTGGATCTTGTCGTAGCCCAGGTGGAGGTCCCCAGCGTCTGCGCCGTCCCCGCCGGCCCCACCGTCCGCGCCGCCCCCACCGTCCGAGCTACCCCCGGCGGGGCCGGTGACCAGGAGTGTGTTGCGCACGCGGCCGCCCTCGCCGGGCGTGAACATGCCGACGACGACGAGGACCCCGTGTGCCCGAGCGATCTCGGCCACCGCGGTCGCCCACGGGCCGTCGAGGGGCTCGGCGATCTCGTCCAGCCGGCCGGCCCCGAAAGCCCGCATGGTGGCCTCGGGCAGCACCACGATCCGGGCCCCACGGGTGGCGGCCTCGGCCACGGAGTCGCGGACCAGCCGGAGATTGTCGGCGGGATCGCGTCCGGACAGGATCTGGGCTGCGGCGATGCGCACGGCGGTCCTCCTGGGGCTCTCGGGGTCGGGCGGCCTCCGGCCGGGTGCTCGTCCCCCGACGCTACCCGCGCCGGAGCGCCAAGGCCGCGCGCGGTGCGGACCGCCGGACCGCCCGGGCACCCCGTTCCCAGAGCACCCACACGAGCAGGCCGACGGCTATCGACGCGGCGAACGACAGCCACACGTGGCCGGCGTCGCGGATCGGCGGGTAGACGAGGAAGTGGGTGAGGTAGATGAACAGCGACGCCGCGGCGAGCGGGGTGATCACCCGGACCACCGGGCGCGGCAGGCGGACCGACGGGATCCAGATCAGGGCGAGCAGTCCGGCCGTGATCACGACCTCGCGCCCCGGGTCACCGAACCACCCCGGCGCACACAGCAGCGCGACCACCGAACACGCGATGCGGAGCCACACCGCGTGCGCGGGAGAATCGGAGCGGCCGGGCGCGGCGGATCGCGCGATGACCCAGCCCAACCCGAACAGCCACAGCACTGCCGGCGCCGAGTACCAGACCTGAGGGCCGCCACCCAGGTCGATCAGCCCGAACCTCACGGTGAGCCCGGCTGCGACGAACGCGGCCGGCAGCGCCAGCGGCCACCGGCGGTCGAGGCGGCTCACCGCGGGCACGGCCATGAGCGCCGCCACGAGCAGCAGCCCGTAGACCACCGCCTCGATGAACCACATCTGCCACGGGTTCCACCAGCGGTCCTCCCACCACGACCGCGGCCCGAACAGGTTGGTGGCCAACAGTGGCGAGTACCAGTGATAACGGCTGGTCAGTGGCGTGACGATCAACAGCCAGAGCACCGCCGGCACCGCGATCCGCCCGGCCGTGCGCAGGACCCCGCGGGCGCGGTCGCGGGCGTCCGTGGCGTGGAGTCGGAACCGCGCCAACGAATAGCCGGCCAGGGCCACCAGGACGTGGGCGCCGCCGATGATCGCGATGGCCCGCGTGTGGGAACCGACTATCGCGAGGATGAACAGCGCGCGCAGCACGATGGAGGTGTCCACCCGCGCCCATGCCCGCCACGGCGCCCACCACCGGGCCACGGTGGGAACGCAGGCGCGGGCCAGTTCGTCGAGCTCCCCGACCGGACACAGGTGCCAGTCCCGCGGCAGGCCCGGCACCCGCTCCTCGAGCTTCGTGGACAGCACCACGTAGGTCAGCGAGTCGCCACCGAGGTCGACGAAGGTCGCATCGGGGTCGAGCTCGCGGGCGTCCAGGCCGAGGGCGTGCGCGATGAGCTCACCGGGCGACCCGGCGGCGTCGTCGGCCACCGCCCGGTTCCTCGCGGCGACGAGCTCGCGCAGCGCCATCTGGTCGATCTTCCCCGCCGGGGTGCGCGGCGGTTCGTCCACGACGAGGACCTCGACAGCTGAGGCTGGCAACCCCGATGAGGAGGCGGCTCCCGCTCGTGCGTCCTGCGTCCGATCGGCGTCCCTGGTCACCACCACCAGTCGATCCGGCTCGCCCACACACCACGCGTCCACTCCGCGGTCGGCCAGCGCGGCCTCGACGCGCCCGAGGTCGATCCGGTGGCCGAAGATCTTGGCCTCGCGCCCCATGCGGCCCACGATCTCCACGAGGCCGTCGTCGGCGATCCGCGCGAGGTCCCCGGTGCGCAACTCTGTCAGTTCGGGGCCGCGGGCGAGGTCGGCCGAGTCGCGGGCGTAGCCCATCATCACGTTGGGACCGGTGTAGACGAGCTCACCCGGGGCATCGGGATCGGAGCCGTCGGACTCCGAGGAGTCGGGATCCGAACTGTTCGGCCTGTCCACCCGGAATGCACCGCCGGGGATCGCGACGCCGATCGCCCCGGCCCGGCTGCGCGCGAGGTGTGGTGGCAGGTAGCCCATGCGGGCGGTGGCCTCGGTCTGGCCGTACATCACCACGAGCTCGGCGCCCCTGGCCTCGAGCCGCTCCGCGAGCGAGCGCACCTTCTCCGGGGCCAGTCGGCCGCCGGCCTGGGTGAGGTAGCGCAGGCGGGTGAGGTGGTCCAGCCGGTCCAGCCCCACCCGTTCGAGCAGTTCCACCGTGTGCGGGACGGCGGCGAAGGTCGTCACGCCGTGGGCGCCGGCGCGCTCCCAGAACTCGGGGGTCGCCACGGAGTCCTCGTTGAGCACCACGGAGGCGCCCACGAGAAGGTGACTGTGGATCACCGACAGGCCGTAACAGTAGTGCGGCGGGAGGGTGGTGATCGCGCGGTCGCCGGGCACGATGCGCAGGTACTCGGCGATCGCCGCGGCGTTGGACAGCACCGCCTGACGCGACTGGCGGACGAGCTTGGGCGACCCGGTGGAGCCCGAGGTACTGAGCAGCAGGGCGAGGTCGGGGTGGAGCTCGTGGCGCGGCGGGGTGTGGTGCGAGGAGCTCGGGATCGCCTCTCCCGCACCCGCCACGACGTCCGGGGTCCACGAGTCCACGAGGCTTCGCGTGGCCGGGCTCTCCGGCGGTAGGAGCAGGATCGCGTGACCTGCTTCGTGCGCGGCGAGATAGTCGACCAGGAAGTCGCAGGTGTTGCCCGCGACGAGGCCGATCATCCGCCGCCCCGATGCCACCGCCGGGTATTCGGTCGCCCGGTCGTAGACGCGAAGGGCGAGGTCGGTGTAGGTGAGTGTGGTGTCGTCGTCGATCACGGCCACGGCCCGGCCGCGGGCCGCGAGGGCCCTCGCGAGTCCCCCGACCTGCCCGGTATGCCCTACCTGCGTGATCGTCACCCGACCACTGTAAAAGGTAAGGCTATCCTAGGACAATTCGACGTGTGCTCGGATGCGGCCCTCGCGGGGCCCGGTCGTGGCCCGGGCCCCGCGACCGACTACGCGGAGGAGCCCGCGAAGAGCGACCTCAGGGCGGTACCGATCGTCCCGAAGACCCCCGAGACCGAGCCGGTGCCCGGCTCCTGCGGATCGGTGGGCTCCTCCGGATCACCCGGGTCGCCGTCACCGGCGAGGTCGAGGCCCACGAGGACGGGGTCGTGGTCGGACGCACGGTAGGCGTCAGGCGCGTAGATCGCGTCCTGGGCGTCCTTCTTGAACTCCATGGTGTAGTCGATCAGGTCCGGCTCATCGGCGTTGTTGGTCCACACGGCGACGTCGGTGACGTGTTCGGCGAGCCCGGCGCTGGCCAGGGCGTGGTCGAGGTAGCCGAGCTGTCCGTCGAAGACATAGGTGTACGCCTCGGGGCCGACGTGCTGGCGGATCACGTCCACGTAGCCGGCCTCGTTCAGGGCGAGGATCGGGTCCTCCTTCGCGTACGCGTTGAGGTCACCGATCACCAGCGAGTGGCCCGAGGCCGACAGCCGCGGGTGGTCGCCGAGCCAGTCCGCGAGCGCCCGGGCGGCATTGGTCCGCACACCGTTGCAGTTGCCCTGGCCGTTCGGGTCCTCCGGGTCGCCGAGATCAGCGCAGGCCGAGCCCTTGGACTTGAGGTGGTTGACCACCACGGTCACGTCCTCACCGGAGGTCTTGTCGGTGAACACCTGGGCCAGGGCCGGTCGGTTCTTGCTGGTGACGAACCGGGGGTCGACGGTCTCGTCCAGGACCTCGACGGCGCCGTCTGGGCTCACCGCGG
This Dietzia psychralcaliphila DNA region includes the following protein-coding sequences:
- a CDS encoding ArsR/SmtB family transcription factor; this encodes MVSYRTHEVSLDDDEVDRLFRALADATRRDIVRRTLTDESSISDLAHHYDMSFAAVRKHVNVLEEAGLVTDDRHGRERRIRGNPEAIRRAQRLLDGYERLWRGRIDRLDALFADD
- a CDS encoding SRPBCC family protein, whose amino-acid sequence is MPVTSVDKDLEGLTMTIVADFPVTVRRLWDAYVDPRQLERFWGPPEWPATFTRHDIYPGGRSEYYMTGPDGSRSGGYWEHLAVDEGNSFEILDGFTHEDGRPNTELPTMRATFAFEETDSGARLTTTTYFNSLDELEKLLAMGVEEGTRSAMAQIDDVLADLRSFAADRATAAQLLSDTQVRISRVLRGTPQQIWDAHHDPALLRLWSFGPDGWSMTVCEPAAAPGERHRYEFSPEQGVEGETFALTGELLESDPPYREVFTETMEGVDGPPTHNEQTLTPVEGGTLVSLVVTYADKEMRDIILGTGMTDGMEAGYRRLESEVLSRA
- a CDS encoding dihydrofolate reductase family protein, whose product is MRPLIITAFMSLDGVMEAPGGEEGYRNAGWTYKDVAYDEAAYEIKGREQDQATALLLGRRSYEAFSPIWPEMTEDFARYNELPKYVVSSTLTADDLVDNWGPTTILRSVDEVARLKETEGGPILVHGSATLGHALSDAGLVDRYHLLVFPVLLGAGKRLFSAADVDATALVLTEHEAYGNGVQKMVFDVAPPEAT
- a CDS encoding DUF368 domain-containing protein; its protein translation is MSVESPRPASTPEPGETPPGAAAESVHHDPVADSDLDPRSPVPAPPGPLGVLGNGLRGALIGMAELVPGVSGGTVALVTGVYPRLLDSGAHVVDGMRSAALGPERRARTAAAFRHVDWWLLLPLAVGMLAMVFTMAGVMKGFVEGSPEIARGLFLGMVAASIAVPLGMARATPGGRNWVLGLIFAGGAALALVLSGLPSGSISDPSYLLVFVAAAVAICALVLPGVSGSYLLLAMGLYAPTLGAVDDRNFAYLGVFALGALLGISLFVKVLDRLLEDFRKPTLIAMAGLMLGSLRALWPWQTEEADVLAPGSDWPMVLAAAAVGVVVVVIVLAVERVFADKAATTDPDPRVTALEDRE
- a CDS encoding YncE family protein; amino-acid sequence: MNRPPVLARAAGAIALATVTALGGVVAPPTVSAATVESPYVNPAEGLRNVLWVGNNWEGTADAVHPDGDFHRIARINIIPDRNERLVEIHRDPARLALYYGIRQMVGEGHDQYVDDMYSTKDGRNLIVSRPSFADVVSIDIVTGEIAWRFPVQGFRSDHMAVSPDGSQVAVSASTAKLVHVLDTATGREIGTFPSGDNAHENTYIKGGTQIVNESIGNVWTPLDQPWADVTKGERVLQFVDAETLQVIKRVDLRARLAEAGRPELSIGVRPMTFSPDYRFMYFQVSFFHGFIEYDIDADEITRIVDLPITPAGDVPREAHLLDSGHHGISMNPQGTKICVAGTMSDYATVVDRDTMQHGPLVSTGLKSYWVTTDLTGEHCFVSWAKSDKVSVLSFETGEEVAQIPVGYHPQRMRIGVAPQDWSGNPVPLPAPGSPLPVFS
- a CDS encoding FAD-binding oxidoreductase, translated to MVRTSGKDADDASSRAADVERLVSDIDLAPYLGRVADPTATPLTDPVPVSADTPPLLALRDLVADPRFVDMFARALREADPDFRELFPRDASGVLGRFVRAMTWALETVENARGDEAKVAEVVEFARHLGADHRKLELSPRHHERFGEAMTDTLRHLAGRGWDDRLATTLGTTYRVLSTALQQGAAAAQGPARVGATVVEVLRPTRDVVVVRLISDVMVDYHPGQYLSVLTPYTPGVWRRLSPSIPANPAGQIEFHVRDVPGGALSGSLVRGVGVGDRWVLARPLGLLEVDRTEPVRDVLMVAGGTGIAPLRCLLLDMMRHGFNPRVHLFYGARHPGDLYDLPTLVDLAATAPWLTIQPVSEQDADPWWAGPRQELPRTLHRRQTGTLVDVVTGWGSWADRQVLVSGSPEMLRATVNGMVAVGTPRENIRYDRP
- a CDS encoding carbon-nitrogen hydrolase family protein, whose amino-acid sequence is MRIAAAQILSGRDPADNLRLVRDSVAEAATRGARIVVLPEATMRAFGAGRLDEIAEPLDGPWATAVAEIARAHGVLVVVGMFTPGEGGRVRNTLLVTGPAGGSSDGGGGADGGAGGDGADAGDLHLGYDKIHLFDAFGFAESDTVEPGDATRVVTVDGVGIGLSVCYDIRFPGQFRALAAAGARVTLCSASWGSGPGKVDQWRLLSRARALDATTFLVAVGQADPEAEGVQVKSGAPTGIGHSMLVGPDGTVRDEAGPGAGLVLFEIDDDEVTDIRKKIPVLANGRITEDRAAEVVR